The DNA window GCCGGCAGAAAACGCGCCCGCTGCAGGCCGTTGCGGTACAGATCGTCCGGCGGGATGTTCGAGGTGGCCACCAGGGTGATGCCGCGCGCGAACAGCGCCTGCAGCAGCGTGGCCAGCAGCATGGCGTCGGTGATGTCGGACACGAAGAACTCGTCGAAGCACAGCACGTCGGTTTCGGCCTTGAAGCCGTCGGCAACGATTTCCAGCGGGTTTTCCTGCCCTTGCAGCTCGGTCAGCTCTTCATGCACCCGCAGCATGAAGCGGTGGAAGTGCAGACGCATTTTGCGATCGCCCGGCAGGCTGTGGAAAAACATGTCCATCAGCCAGGTTTTGCCGCGCCCGACGCCGCCCCACATATACAGCCCCTGCACCGGACGCTGCGGTGCCGTTTCGCCGCCCTTGCCCAGCAAACGGCTGAGCTTGCCGCGCAGCCCGCCGGCAGGTGCGCTCACCGCCGTTTTTTGCAGCAGGGCCTGATAAATGCGATCCAGTTGAGTGACGGCCCGGCGTTGAACCTCATCGGCCTGATATTCCCCCGCATCCAGCGCCTGCTGGTAGCGAGATAACGGTGATAGTGCCTGCATCTGTTCGATGTTCCCTAAGAACGCTTAGAAATTATTTAGCCAACGTTGGCGGCAAGTTGATGCCGATTCGCACCGTTATCGCCACAAATGCCCGCTGCGGGCGCCGTTGAAAACCCTGTAAACACTGGGTGGAAGCGCATCAGGATTCCACTCGGACAAGGTTAACGGTTATAGTGGATATTATTAAGTGAAAAATCCCTGCGGAACAACGAAGTCAAAATAGGAGTCATCATGACCTGGGAGTATGCGCTGATTGGTTTGGTCGTCGGTATCGTGATTGGTGCGGTGGCGATGCGTTTTGGCAACCGTAAATTGCGTCAACAACAAGTCTTGCAGAATGAGCTGGACAAGAGCAAAACCGAGCTGGAAGAGTACCGTCAGGAGCTGGTCGGCCACTTCGCCCGCAGCGCCGAGCTGCTGGACAACATGGCGCGTGATTATCGCCAGCTGTATCAGCATATGGCGAAAAGCTCCAACAACCTGCTGCCGGATCTGCCGATGCAGGAGAACCCGTTCCGCTATCGCCTGACCGAAGCGGAAGCGGACAACGATCAGGCG is part of the Serratia surfactantfaciens genome and encodes:
- the zapG gene encoding Z-ring associated protein ZapG; translation: MTWEYALIGLVVGIVIGAVAMRFGNRKLRQQQVLQNELDKSKTELEEYRQELVGHFARSAELLDNMARDYRQLYQHMAKSSNNLLPDLPMQENPFRYRLTEAEADNDQAPVEMPRDYSEGASGLLRGQGARRD
- the zapE gene encoding cell division protein ZapE, with the protein product MQALSPLSRYQQALDAGEYQADEVQRRAVTQLDRIYQALLQKTAVSAPAGGLRGKLSRLLGKGGETAPQRPVQGLYMWGGVGRGKTWLMDMFFHSLPGDRKMRLHFHRFMLRVHEELTELQGQENPLEIVADGFKAETDVLCFDEFFVSDITDAMLLATLLQALFARGITLVATSNIPPDDLYRNGLQRARFLPAIDLINEYCDVMNVDAGIDYRLRTLTQAHLYLTPLGEQTRETLDRMFVKLAGKAGEEAPVLQINHRPLQAIRSVDGVLAVDFHTLCEEARSQLDYIALSRLYHSVILYNVQVMGPLKENTARRFLALVDEFYERHIKLVIGAEASMFEIYQGVQLKFEFQRCLSRLQEMQSEEYLKLPHLP